Below is a genomic region from Venturia canescens isolate UGA chromosome 1, ASM1945775v1, whole genome shotgun sequence.
CCTGTATccttttcgtcatttttttccttgagtTCAGTAAAGTATTGTCTGATCCTTCTTTGATATACTCTGATATACATTTGCTGGTGTAAGATTTGTTTGAGTTGGTGGTCCTCCATTGCACATCTGTTCATTATTACTGTGAGTGACTACTTCTATCTCTTGAAAATCTTGTAGTCTTCTGACATCCGCGTCGTTCCTCAATCTTGTATTTGGCAATTTTCTTACCCTTTCAATTAATCGTGGCTGCAAATTAAGCTCGATGCAACACACTTGTAACACAGATGCATAATTTAAATCTCGCCTTGGTATTTCCACTTCAATGAAATCTGGATCTTTGGAATTTGccaaacgaattttcaaaacgagGCCTGAAaagtaaaatcatttttattattgatggACAATTTTCTTCAAGTTTTCCATATATGTAGAAAACTATTCGGATTCTTTTGATTTCCAAAACAGTGAAAATTTTGCATTAGTAAAGTCTTGAATTAagcaatattattttcaaatttcattttgattttaatgtaacatcgaTATtgaatcaattaatttttctttttagaaTCTGCTATTGCTAAGCTATCGTGTTGGCTTAAAGAGAAGAGATTTGTaagaattgaataatttacaGTCACGAGGAATGTTTGCAGTCTCCATTGAGCTAAGAGTCGCAAGCCTAGCGTGTCCTGGACGAGAACTTGGActcaattgaatatttttggaattaaAATTTGAGGTGTATTTCTCCGATTCATCCTGAAATCTTGCAGTATCTTGAAACAAAGGTGCTCCCGTCAGAAGGTCTAAAATATGTGGATTGGTAGAAATAGATGCTGGAGTTTCTCCTCTGCTCCCTTGTATTTCCTTATTTGCCCCTTCTCTCAAAAGGTAAGCCACTAAAAGTGTGTAGCCACGTTTGCACGCCCAGTGAAGAGGAGTCCTtagaaatgaaacaaaaaactaaCTGCAAATAACAGTTGAAGGTAGAATTGGTGCAGGGAGAGCTGAGTGTGCACAACAGTATTGTCATCTCGTGGTACATATCCAATTAAGTATAGAattttattaagaaattaCTAAGGATGTCTATTTACGCTCAACAGGATTGTTTTAGACTGCTACGCATATGTAAgtgaattgaaaatatttttttaaatactctgAAACATGGAATTGTGTGCGAGGTTATAAGTATCGATCTCAGCTCGTTTTGTCCACGAGAGTTTAGTGgataatcgaaaaataaatttcgtgcaggataagcattgaaaaaaaactatcatatattatttttaattcttttcgtattttattcaattcacCATCCGTTAACAGCATTTTGTGTGTTGATGTTTACGCCCTTAGAGATCAGTTCCTTGACACCTTCAATATCACCGGATGCGGCTAGCTCTCTCAGTCTATCTTCAAGCACCTGTTGTTCTTTAGGTCGATCCATAATTGAATACTCAATTTATCAGCAAATTAATGATAATTTGCTTTTTCAGTAATAAaatttacacgttttttcacgCGGACTGCCAATATTGATGGTTTCAAGCCATTTCGAAAAACTGCCAGAGTAGCAGTTTTTCTTCCACCTTCAATATGCGCAAGCGCGAAAAAATTTAGTGGCGCCACCGCAGAGAAATTGTAACGAAGCTCGCGCCATTCCGCGGTGTGTCGTATAGCCCGAAAATCGTGCTGAAACTTTACTCTAAAACACACTGTTGACATTTCCATCTATCTTGTTATAATATATCGCTTTATTTTCAAGTGGACACAAAAAACTGCTgtataaataatattaaaatggGCGAAGACTTTAACGGAGGTGAGTCGAGTGTTTCACTGGAGTTTTTGCGAACGTCGCGACGCCGACGCTGTTTTCTCGCGCCAAGGCGATCTTAAAGAGCACCTGGCTTATGACGATTATTATATCGGAAAAATCCATCGTGTACATAACATTCGTATCCTATTAGGATCTCACTTTTATTGACGTGATGGTCTTCAATATTATCCAAGTGCCCCAATCCCTCCGAATTGTTTGAGCTTCTCGGTCCGTACGCTGAACAGCTAATCACGCCAAATCAGCAATGCCTTCTGACGAAGCATTCGATCGCGTTTTCACGATtcgatcaataaaattgaatgataCACATGATCGAGTATTCATCTCTGTAATCATTGTTGATACTTGaagatgaatatttttcaatttattttcgcTTGTGTTTACGATTGTCGGAAAATTGATCAGatgacaatttttattggaGGACAACATTTGGGGAGCGTATCATTAATCATGTACAAAACTGTTCCTACAAATCTgcattcaaaatgaaaaattctatcatctGCGTTTGCTAGTCTCTTGTATTAGTAGATGAATGATATAATCTGGTATCGTAAAAAACCATAAATGACTTTTTAGTTTTACAAAGGCTTAAATAAGTTTTCAGTAAAGAATGTTTCATTCGTTATTGTTGAGGCTGTTACCTTCTGATTCaataaagtttgtattaaATGCTAATCATTGGATTGTGTTTGATTAGATCGGGAGCGTCAGGATCGAGACAAGGAGCGTGACAGAGATCGTGATAGGAGACACAAGTCCAGGAGCAGAGAGCGTAGGAAGCGTTCTCGATCACGGTCCAAGGACAGAAGAGACAGGAAACGTAGCACTTCACCCAAGAAGAGTAGGAGTTCAAGACGCAGAAAACCTTCTCTATATTGGGATGTACCACCACCTGGTTTTGAACACATTACTCCATTGCAGTACAAGGCTATGCAGGCAGCTGGCCAAATACCAGCTAATATTGTCGCAGATACTCCACAGGCTGCAGTCCCGGTAGTCGGTAGCACGATAACTCGTCAGGCTAGAAGACTCTATGTTGGAAATATTCCATTCGGCGTTACGGAGGAGGAGATgatggaatttttcaatcaacaaATGCATTTATCCGGTTTGGCTCAAGCAGCAGGAAATCCAGTTCTAGCTTGCCAAATAAATCTAGACAAGAACTTTGCTTTTCTCGAGGTACCAATTATCGAAGATAGTTGGAGACAAATTTTAAGTGGTTCTTGTATTACAATATTTCCTTCTTTGTTCACAGTTTCGTTCGATAGACGAAACCACTCAAGCGATGGCGTTCGATGGTATAAACTTCAAGGGGCAAAGTCTAAAGATAAGGAGACCTCACGATTATCAACCAATGCCAGGAATGACCGACAATCCAAGCATGAACGTCCCTGGTACTGTTCCAGGTATGTAGTGTCAATAGTGATTATTACGTACAATATCCTTGTTTAATTATCGTCTTATTCTCCAAATCCATCCccaaatttttctctgaaatattccaatgaaaatgtagtaaatttgtcattgatgAAATCACAAATCAACAAGAATTCACAATATTCACAGATACATGGAGATTGCAAAGTTTTTAGTATTCATTTATATTCGAATTGGAGCATTCAAAGACtatttaaatattaatatattaATCCAAATTGTGTTATCGTAGATTCACCACACAAAATCTTCATCGGTGGATTACCCAACTACTTGAACGAGGAACAGGTATGCCAGCTAAACGAATGCAAATACGTTCATAATTATATCTATATTCTCTATTCTCTATCTATATCCTCTACTCATAATCATCGATGCACACACAAACATCAGCGCTCGTGTGGGGGCTCGTTCTTCGATACTAGCGACGTTCATTTTAAAGTCGTTGAAAAATCCAAAATAGGATGAGCCTCGAAAAGAGAATTGTACGTCAAAGAAGTATCGATGAACGAGttctaacaaaaaaaaacgcgttTCATGATGATGATCGAAGCGATGTTGTTTCGCTTACGAAACAACATCGCTTCTCGTTTGCGCAAACGGATtcaatcgtgaaaaaacgaaataggTATTTAGCGAATTTAGCTGATGGCGAATATcgatcgaaggagaaaaaaggaaagctGAGTCAACGGGATTACTGAGAACGAGGTATTTTTCACGAGTGAGGTACGTATTCTGCGTATCCATCTGGACTTTCGGCGTCGCTTAGGGAAAACGGAGTTTGAACAGGTCAGGTCTCGGTTCGTAAAATACAAGTTCACAAAAGTGGCCAAAAGATATAAGAAAAATGGCATAAGATGAAAgtaaaactaaaaataaaaaatcgattcaatttctCATTTAAACAGGAAGTTTTGCAATTTATTTGAAGTATCGAATAGCGTTGCGctgttgtttatttatttatttatttttttttaattttttttttaaatttgtgtTTCGCGTTTTCGGTACCACGAGAATGTGTATATAAATCGCGTGACGTAGCTCAGATGTGAGGGAACCGATCGTTAGAAGACGTTGCAGCTTTTAGGTGGGTCGCACGTGGGCAGCACTCTCGTTATTTTCTTTTGCAGCCTCTTTTAGGCCCAGCGTGGATCCGGCtcgtcgtcattttttttttctcttatgcACTCAATTTTCCCACAGTtcgcaaagaaaaaagtaaacaaaaaaaaaataaacaaagtatgaaaattcattgaagaagaaaacgtaTATAATTCATAGGTCCACTTAAGCGGGGATGAGATCGATGAGAGAATACGGGAAGAGAGGAACAGCTTCTTCGGGTTTCGGTCGTCTTATTTTccaggataaaaaaaaaaaaacaaaacatttttcaggCTCGTCGCGAGGGTGGGATTTTGTTTCAGGCTGAAGAGAATCACAGCTCCTACCGGTCGGGGATGAAGGGAGGGTTGGGTGGGTTTTTCAGGCACGGCGtacaaagagaaagagagagagagcgagcgagagcgaaagaggaaaaaacggaACAAATGAAAGACATTTCGGTGGGTTCGTTTCAGGAAGCAACGTTCTTCTTCGCGTCGAGAGATATCGCGACCGTTCAAACGTCTTTTACAGACCTTTGGATGATCTCGTCTCTCCTTGCGAATTTACACACGTGACACAATCCACGTTTTTTTAGGTCGCTACGGGGACAAACCAAGAATCATCATTTATTCACGTTTCTTGATCCCCCCGATGGAAATGAAGTACATATGCGTTGATATGTTTTTTAATGTATCGAAACTCCGGATTCTGCTTTACTATTATTTCCTCTTGAATACTCATCATTAAAATAGAAATTATGCGAATCTTTAAAAGCATTTACAATGTTTAGTGACTCGAACATTATtactatttttgaaattccttaTCCAATGAAAATAGTTCAATTCCcgattttttctaaatatacgctcaagaaaattcaattctgAGCCAAAATGTTTCCCATTAAGatgggaatttttttatttatttttttttatttaacgtagagttaaataaatatttttcatttttgcaaTCACCATTCTTTTCTAGTAATATTTTGAATGCACGCAAGCCGACAGCACGAATACATCCTCAAACAATATTCGAAACGTATTTCCCTTATTACTTAATTTCCATAGGGGGTGAGTGACccagaaaaaatctcgaaaataGAAAAGCAATGTTttcaggagaaaaaaaacgtgcgaACGAATCTTTTCAGGAATATCCTCGTTTCCCTCTTGCAGCTATTTTCTTTCCAGGCTCTGAAATTCGGGCTCGACCGGCGGccaagtgaaaaaaacgtttgttacGATTCCTtagataaacgaaaaaatttttttaaaaatctattAACAGCGAGTAAAAAAGTCCTTTAGGGGGAGTTTCGTTCGCCGGAGAGACCGACGGGAAGAGGTCAACGTTCCATTTATTCTTTCGTCTATTTTGGACAAAAATCATCCAAAACGAAAAGCAAAagtaatacgaaaaaa
It encodes:
- the LOC122419491 gene encoding ankyrin repeat domain-containing protein 40-like; translation: MDRPKEQQVLEDRLRELAASGDIEGVKELISKGVNINTQNAVNGWTPLHWACKRGYTLLVAYLLREGANKEIQGSRGETPASISTNPHILDLLTGAPLFQDTARFQDESEKYTSNFNSKNIQLSPSSRPGHARLATLSSMETANIPRDCLVLKIRLANSKDPDFIEVEIPRRDLNYASVLQVCCIELNLQPRLIERVRKLPNTRLRNDADVRRLQDFQEIEVVTHSNNEQMCNGGPPTQTNLTPANVYQSISKKDQTILY
- the U2af50 gene encoding splicing factor U2AF 50 kDa subunit isoform X1, which translates into the protein MGEDFNGDRERQDRDKERDRDRDRRHKSRSRERRKRSRSRSKDRRDRKRSTSPKKSRSSRRRKPSLYWDVPPPGFEHITPLQYKAMQAAGQIPANIVADTPQAAVPVVGSTITRQARRLYVGNIPFGVTEEEMMEFFNQQMHLSGLAQAAGNPVLACQINLDKNFAFLEFRSIDETTQAMAFDGINFKGQSLKIRRPHDYQPMPGMTDNPSMNVPGTVPDSPHKIFIGGLPNYLNEEQVKELLMSFGQLRAFNLVKDSATGLSKGYAFCEYVDVSMTDQAIAGLNGMQLGDKKLIVQRASVGAKNPMIGAQAPVQIQVPGLSMVGTSGPATEVLCLLNMVTPEELMEEEEYEDILEDIKEECNKYGVVRSVEIPRPIEGVDVPGCGKVFVEFNSVIDCQKAQQTLTGRKFNNRVVVTSYFDPDKYHRREF
- the U2af50 gene encoding splicing factor U2AF 50 kDa subunit isoform X3 — its product is MGEDFNGDRERQDRDKERDRDRDRRHKSRSRERRKRSRSRSKDRRDRKRSTSPKKSRSSRRRKPSLYWDVPPPGFEHITPLQYKAMQAAGQIPANIVADTPQAAVPVVGSTITRQARRLYVGNIPFGVTEEEMMEFFNQQMHLSGLAQAAGNPVLACQINLDKNFAFLEFRSIDETTQAMAFDGINFKGQSLKIRRPHDYQPMPGMTDNPSMNVPGTVPDSPHKIFIGGLPNYLNEEQLRVAPIKSICLLLPLPLLLLPLPLLLLLLLLLLLLLLLLLLLLLLLLLLLLLLLLLLLPNMTKKHTARIEASPASRGKGVADELWSIESIQSRQGFGNWPLKGLRFLRIR
- the U2af50 gene encoding splicing factor U2AF 50 kDa subunit isoform X2, producing MGEDFNGDRERQDRDKERDRDRDRRHKSRSRERRKRSRSRSKDRRDRKRSTSPKKSRSSRRRKPSLYWDVPPPGFEHITPLQYKAMQAAGQIPANIVADTPQAAVPVVGSTITRQARRLYVGNIPFGVTEEEMMEFFNQQMHLSGLAQAAGNPVLACQINLDKNFAFLEFRSIDETTQAMAFDGINFKGQSLKIRRPHDYQPMPGMTDNPSMNVPGTVPDSPHKIFIGGLPNYLNEEQLRVAPIKSICLLLPLPLLLLPLPLLLLLLLLLLLLLLLLLLLLLLLLLLLLLLLLLLLPNMTKKHTARIEASPASRGKYLSKISKNEKGHRERRKKTYEKSKPQTNKKISKSHH